One window of Arthrobacter oryzae genomic DNA carries:
- the atpA gene encoding F0F1 ATP synthase subunit alpha gives MAELTINADDVRIALNEFAASYEPGNAERVEVGRVTTAGDGIARVEGLPSVMANELLRFEDGTLGLAQNLDVREIGVIILGDFTGIEEGQEVHRTGQVLSVPVGDAFLGRVVDPLGQPIDDLGEIKAETTRALELQAPGVTQRKSVHEPMQTGLKAIDAMIPIGRGQRQLIIGDRQTGKSAIAIDTIINQKANWASGDVTKQVRCIYVAIGQKASTIAAVRQTLEDNGALEYTTIVASPASDPAGFKYLAPYAGSAIGQHWMYGGKHVLIVFDDLSKQAEAYRAVSLLLRRPPGREAYPGDVFYLHSRLLERCAKLSDELGAGSMTGLPLIETKANDVSAYIPTNVISITDGQIFLQSDLFNANQRPAVDVGVSVSRVGGAAQVKSMKKVSGTLKLELAQYRDMQAFAMFASDLDAASRQQLTRGARLMELLKQGQYSPFPVENQVVSIWAGTNGYLDDVPVEDINRFETEFLEHLKHKSSILTTLAQTNVMDDDTAEALKTSIVAFKKGFFGEGDNLLVGAGHEEYAPIDEAQVDQEKIVKQKR, from the coding sequence ATGGCCGAATTGACCATCAACGCCGACGACGTCCGTATTGCGTTGAACGAGTTCGCGGCGTCCTACGAACCCGGAAACGCAGAGCGCGTAGAGGTCGGCCGTGTGACCACCGCAGGTGACGGCATCGCCCGTGTTGAGGGCCTTCCCTCGGTCATGGCGAACGAGTTGCTTCGTTTCGAAGACGGCACGCTGGGCCTGGCCCAGAACCTTGACGTCCGCGAAATCGGTGTCATTATCCTCGGTGACTTCACCGGGATCGAAGAGGGCCAGGAAGTCCACCGCACGGGACAGGTTCTGTCCGTGCCGGTTGGCGATGCCTTCCTCGGCCGCGTGGTTGACCCGCTGGGTCAGCCGATCGACGACCTCGGCGAAATCAAGGCTGAAACCACCCGTGCCCTGGAACTCCAGGCGCCCGGCGTGACCCAGCGCAAGTCGGTTCACGAGCCGATGCAGACCGGTCTGAAGGCTATCGACGCCATGATTCCGATCGGCCGCGGCCAGCGTCAGCTGATCATCGGCGACCGCCAGACCGGCAAGTCGGCAATTGCCATCGACACGATCATCAACCAGAAGGCCAACTGGGCTTCCGGGGACGTCACCAAGCAGGTGCGCTGCATCTACGTGGCCATCGGCCAGAAGGCGTCCACCATCGCGGCTGTTCGCCAGACCCTCGAGGACAACGGCGCACTGGAATACACCACCATCGTGGCTTCCCCCGCGTCCGACCCCGCAGGCTTCAAGTACCTGGCCCCTTACGCCGGTTCGGCCATCGGCCAGCACTGGATGTACGGCGGCAAGCACGTCCTCATCGTGTTTGATGACCTGTCCAAGCAGGCTGAGGCCTACCGTGCAGTGTCGCTGCTGCTCCGCCGCCCGCCGGGACGCGAAGCCTACCCGGGCGACGTCTTCTACTTGCACTCCCGCCTCCTGGAGCGTTGTGCCAAGCTCTCCGACGAGCTGGGCGCAGGCTCGATGACCGGCCTGCCGCTCATCGAGACCAAGGCAAACGACGTCTCCGCATACATCCCGACCAACGTGATCTCCATCACCGATGGCCAGATCTTCCTGCAGTCGGACCTCTTCAACGCCAACCAGCGTCCCGCCGTCGACGTGGGCGTCTCCGTTTCCCGCGTGGGTGGCGCAGCGCAGGTCAAGTCCATGAAGAAGGTCTCCGGTACCTTGAAGCTGGAACTGGCCCAGTACCGCGACATGCAGGCCTTCGCAATGTTCGCGTCGGACCTCGACGCCGCATCGCGCCAGCAGCTGACCCGTGGTGCACGCCTGATGGAACTGCTCAAGCAGGGCCAGTACTCGCCGTTCCCGGTCGAGAACCAGGTCGTCTCCATCTGGGCCGGTACCAACGGCTACCTGGACGACGTTCCGGTTGAGGACATCAACCGCTTCGAGACCGAGTTCCTGGAGCACCTGAAGCACAAGTCCTCCATCCTGACGACGCTGGCTCAGACCAACGTCATGGACGATGACACCGCAGAAGCACTGAAGACCTCGATCGTGGCCTTCAAGAAGGGCTTCTTCGGCGAGGGCGACAACCTCCTGGTTGGTGCGGGGCACGAGGAATACGCCCCCATCGACGAGGCGCAGGTCGACCAGGAAAAAATCGTCAAGCAGAAGCGCTAG
- a CDS encoding F0F1 ATP synthase subunit delta — MAGVSSESLTAALVALEAKLPFASLQLAKELFGILETVDSSAGLRRALTDPSRSGDEKSALVKQLFSGKVSTDAADIASGLAGSRWASARDIGDALETLAASVVIAVAENKSAVSASGITGLETLENDLFAFNQTVGSSHEVQRALSEPQANPAAKIALAEKLVPHASEEAKVLIGQAVSQPRGLKVTKLVRRFAELAAKRQQRWIATVSVTRPLTETQTSRLQAGLNALYGRELKINMNVDPALIGGIRIQVGDEVLDASVLNRLGQLQRQLAG; from the coding sequence ATGGCAGGTGTATCGAGCGAATCGCTGACCGCGGCGCTGGTGGCATTGGAAGCCAAGCTTCCCTTCGCTTCGCTGCAGTTGGCAAAGGAACTCTTCGGAATCCTTGAAACGGTGGACAGCTCGGCTGGCTTGCGCCGCGCCCTGACTGACCCGTCCCGCAGCGGTGACGAAAAGTCGGCACTGGTCAAGCAGCTCTTCAGTGGGAAAGTCTCCACTGATGCTGCGGACATCGCGAGCGGACTGGCCGGTTCACGCTGGGCGTCGGCTCGGGATATCGGCGATGCACTCGAGACTCTTGCCGCCTCGGTGGTAATTGCCGTTGCTGAGAACAAGTCGGCCGTCTCTGCCTCAGGAATCACCGGACTGGAAACGCTGGAGAACGATCTGTTCGCCTTCAACCAGACTGTTGGTTCCAGCCACGAGGTACAGCGTGCTCTGTCCGAGCCGCAGGCGAACCCGGCTGCCAAGATTGCCCTCGCCGAAAAGCTCGTTCCCCATGCAAGCGAGGAAGCGAAAGTCCTCATCGGACAGGCAGTTTCGCAGCCCCGTGGCCTCAAGGTGACCAAACTTGTGCGTCGTTTCGCAGAACTTGCAGCCAAGCGCCAGCAGCGCTGGATCGCAACGGTCAGCGTCACCCGTCCGCTGACGGAGACACAGACCAGCCGACTGCAGGCAGGGCTGAACGCCCTGTACGGGCGCGAGCTCAAGATCAACATGAACGTTGACCCGGCACTGATCGGTGGCATCCGGATCCAGGTTGGTGATGAAGTGCTTGACGCTTCTGTACTGAACCGCCTGGGCCAGCTCCAGCGTCAGCTTGCCGGCTAA